From Micromonospora sp. NBC_01699, a single genomic window includes:
- a CDS encoding helix-turn-helix domain-containing protein: MDELPIGRRVAYWRGRRKLSQQVFADRLGKSKSWVDKVERGVRRLDKFSVLYEIADVLTIDVQLLLGKDPQRRTDAMNCIDEVEIEEIRAALERYVSMSKYFDAQVVPPVLSEFRKAVSHAWLTYQYARYGVLTRALPKLLRDAQAADAYYTGDDGQLAASLLGQVYQIASSVLRKVGEHELAWLAADRSMAVSVRADDPLLAGVATYRVGNALLALGRARSALEVNINIANRLAPGGTNGDAPDRLSVYGMLLLQAAMAAARLGDSATVRDLIRGAQEASTALGSDQNHYWTSFGPTNLELHRAAAAVELGEGREAVETHERRIDKRRFAALLPERRAHHLLDIARGFAQIGDVHSAGEMLVDGDRLAPSEIRCRPIAHEVMSDILRRTRGAPPAPIAELAGHMGVGI, translated from the coding sequence GTGGACGAGCTGCCCATCGGGCGCCGCGTCGCCTATTGGCGTGGTCGACGAAAGCTGTCCCAGCAGGTCTTCGCCGATCGACTCGGCAAGTCCAAGAGCTGGGTCGACAAGGTCGAACGCGGGGTGAGACGGCTGGACAAGTTCTCCGTCCTCTACGAGATCGCCGACGTGCTCACCATCGACGTGCAGCTACTGCTCGGCAAGGACCCGCAACGGCGTACCGATGCGATGAACTGCATCGACGAGGTCGAGATCGAGGAGATCCGGGCCGCCCTGGAGCGGTACGTCTCGATGAGCAAGTACTTCGACGCACAGGTGGTGCCGCCCGTCCTGAGCGAGTTCCGCAAGGCGGTCAGCCACGCCTGGCTGACCTACCAGTACGCGCGCTACGGCGTACTGACCCGGGCGCTGCCGAAGCTGCTGCGCGACGCCCAGGCGGCGGACGCGTACTACACCGGCGACGACGGGCAGCTCGCCGCGAGCCTGCTCGGGCAGGTCTACCAGATCGCCTCCTCGGTCCTGCGCAAGGTGGGCGAGCACGAGCTGGCCTGGCTCGCCGCCGACCGCTCGATGGCCGTCTCCGTACGCGCCGACGACCCGTTGCTGGCCGGGGTCGCCACCTACCGGGTCGGCAACGCGCTGCTCGCCCTCGGTCGGGCCCGCTCGGCGCTGGAGGTCAACATCAACATCGCCAACCGGCTCGCGCCCGGCGGCACCAACGGAGACGCACCGGACCGGCTCTCGGTCTACGGGATGCTGCTGCTCCAGGCGGCGATGGCCGCCGCCCGGCTGGGCGACAGCGCCACCGTGCGGGACCTGATCCGGGGCGCCCAGGAGGCGTCCACCGCCCTCGGCTCCGACCAGAACCACTACTGGACCAGCTTCGGCCCGACCAACCTGGAGTTGCACCGGGCGGCGGCGGCGGTGGAGCTGGGCGAGGGCCGGGAGGCGGTGGAGACCCACGAGCGGCGGATCGACAAGCGGCGCTTCGCCGCCCTGCTGCCCGAACGGCGGGCCCACCACCTGCTCGACATCGCCCGGGGCTTCGCCCAGATCGGCGACGTGCACAGCGCCGGCGAGATGCTGGTCGACGGCGACCGGCTGGCCCCCTCGGAGATCCGCTGCCGGCCGATCGCCCACGAGGTGATGTCCGACATCCTGCGTCGCACACGTGGTGCGCCGCCCGCGCCGATTGCGGAGTTGGCTGGGCACATGGGTGTCGGCATATGA
- a CDS encoding zinc ribbon domain-containing protein — MKANPQEQRRLLDLQAIDTALAQLAHRRRILPEIAELEALARQLSALEDERVRAQVAVDDFDRDINRMEKDIDQVRARKDRDQARLTVGSGPARELEALQHELNSLNRRQSELEDGELELMEQRETAQGVLDGIEQRLASTRETREATEQRRTQALADIAKEEQFKLGARQPLSADLPADLVALYDKIRETSGGLGAALFTQGRCGGCRLELYGADLARIRASAADEVVRCEECRRIMVRTTESGL; from the coding sequence GTGAAGGCCAACCCGCAAGAGCAGCGCCGCCTGCTGGATTTGCAGGCGATCGACACCGCGCTCGCCCAGCTCGCCCACCGGCGCCGCATCCTGCCGGAGATCGCGGAGCTGGAGGCGCTGGCCCGGCAGCTCTCCGCGCTGGAGGACGAGCGGGTACGCGCCCAGGTGGCGGTCGACGACTTCGACCGGGACATCAACCGGATGGAGAAGGACATCGACCAGGTTCGGGCCCGTAAGGACCGGGACCAGGCCAGGTTGACCGTCGGCTCCGGCCCGGCCCGCGAGCTGGAGGCGCTGCAACACGAGCTCAACTCGCTCAACCGGCGGCAGAGCGAGCTGGAGGACGGCGAGCTGGAGCTGATGGAGCAGCGGGAGACCGCCCAGGGCGTACTCGACGGGATCGAGCAGCGGTTGGCCAGCACCCGGGAGACCCGCGAGGCGACCGAGCAGCGGCGTACCCAGGCGCTGGCCGACATCGCCAAGGAGGAGCAGTTCAAGCTCGGCGCGCGGCAGCCGCTCTCGGCGGACCTGCCGGCCGACCTGGTGGCCCTCTACGACAAGATCCGCGAGACGTCCGGCGGGCTCGGCGCGGCGCTGTTCACCCAGGGCCGGTGCGGCGGCTGCCGGCTGGAGCTCTACGGCGCGGACCTGGCCCGGATCCGGGCGTCGGCAGCGGACGAGGTGGTGCGCTGCGAGGAGTGCCGGCGGATCATGGTCCGCACCACCGAGTCGGGGTTGTGA
- a CDS encoding bifunctional DNA primase/polymerase, which translates to MWGTTRPPITRLTTLERVRLRRVAVRYAMHGWEVTPGAFLNRQRFVCGRAGCPTTGCHPALEEWEGAASSDPARVGAWWRVRPHAVLLATGYTFDVLEVPAYLGRHVLDASRPHHGVTVPGLDRVRGPVALTPGGRWMFLVRPGDPLRPELDQCLYVVRHGPGSWIPAPPTRLPEGTVRWVVPPEEARWQLPESYAVQELLVDALQAHTPAIPVALLPGRLPAPRRGY; encoded by the coding sequence ATGTGGGGGACTACCCGACCACCCATCACCCGCCTGACGACGTTGGAACGGGTACGCCTGCGGCGCGTGGCCGTCCGGTACGCCATGCACGGCTGGGAGGTCACCCCCGGTGCCTTCCTCAACCGGCAGCGCTTCGTCTGCGGCCGGGCCGGCTGCCCCACCACCGGCTGCCACCCCGCCCTGGAGGAGTGGGAGGGAGCCGCCAGCTCCGACCCGGCCCGGGTCGGCGCCTGGTGGCGGGTCCGGCCGCACGCCGTACTGCTCGCCACCGGGTACACCTTCGACGTGCTGGAGGTGCCGGCGTACCTGGGCCGACACGTGCTCGACGCCTCCCGGCCGCACCACGGCGTCACCGTTCCCGGCCTCGACCGGGTCCGCGGGCCGGTCGCGCTCACCCCCGGCGGGCGGTGGATGTTCCTGGTCCGCCCCGGCGACCCGCTCCGGCCGGAACTCGACCAGTGCCTCTACGTCGTCCGGCACGGCCCCGGCTCGTGGATCCCCGCCCCACCGACCCGGCTGCCCGAGGGAACCGTGCGCTGGGTGGTGCCACCGGAGGAGGCCCGCTGGCAGCTGCCCGAGTCGTACGCCGTACAGGAACTGCTGGTCGACGCCCTTCAGGCGCACACCCCGGCGATCCCGGTCGCCCTGCTGCCCGGCCGGCTGCCGGCTCCCCGGCGGGGCTACTGA
- a CDS encoding alpha/beta fold hydrolase, with product MPRFPSYDATELTFHVHGAGPPLVCLPGGPGRASSYLDDLGGLSAHRTLIMLDHRGTGESEVPADPTSYRCDRLVDDVEALRQHLRLDRMSLLGHSTGGDLAQLYAARFPDRLDRLLLITPALRATGTEPLGLDDALAARAGEWWYQGARAARATWQEAAAGGASLADTAALRLAAAPFSYGRWDERARSHREADAWERADPATDGFYADFEPDTGLVRAALAALDVPVLVLAGALDPMPAPAAARALADLFPHSELVVQDRVGHYPWVDDAHTFAQLVLTFLTRTTVRR from the coding sequence GTGCCGAGGTTCCCCTCGTACGACGCGACCGAGTTGACCTTTCACGTGCACGGGGCCGGGCCACCGCTGGTCTGTCTACCGGGCGGCCCCGGACGCGCGTCGTCCTATCTGGACGATCTCGGCGGACTCTCCGCCCACCGGACTCTGATCATGTTGGACCACCGGGGCACCGGCGAGTCCGAGGTGCCGGCCGACCCGACCAGCTACCGGTGCGACCGGTTGGTCGACGACGTCGAGGCACTGCGACAGCACCTCCGGCTGGACCGGATGAGCCTGCTCGGCCACTCCACCGGTGGCGACCTGGCGCAGCTCTACGCCGCCCGGTTCCCGGACCGGCTGGACCGGCTACTGCTGATCACCCCGGCGCTGCGGGCCACCGGCACCGAACCGCTCGGGCTGGACGACGCGCTCGCCGCCCGCGCCGGCGAATGGTGGTACCAGGGCGCCCGCGCGGCCCGAGCCACCTGGCAGGAGGCGGCGGCCGGCGGGGCGAGCCTGGCCGACACCGCCGCGCTCCGGCTCGCCGCCGCCCCATTCAGCTACGGCCGCTGGGACGAACGGGCCCGCTCCCACCGCGAGGCCGACGCCTGGGAACGCGCCGACCCGGCAACCGACGGCTTCTACGCCGACTTCGAGCCGGACACCGGACTGGTCAGGGCGGCGCTCGCCGCCCTCGACGTACCGGTGCTGGTGCTCGCCGGCGCACTGGACCCGATGCCGGCGCCGGCCGCCGCGCGGGCGCTCGCCGACCTGTTCCCACACAGCGAACTCGTGGTGCAGGACCGAGTCGGCCACTACCCCTGGGTGGACGACGCGCACACCTTCGCCCAGCTCGTGCTCACCTTCCTCACCCGGACCACCGTCCGCCGTTGA
- a CDS encoding bifunctional RNase H/acid phosphatase, with protein MEADGGARGNPGPAGFGAVVRDAESGEVLAERSESIGVATNNVAEYRGLIAGLEAGVELGAAEIDVRMDSKLVIEQMSGRWQIKNHGLRPLAAQAAVLVRKFESVRYQWIPREQNRHADALANAAMDLAAGKPAVVEAGASAGPDASDRARAREVAAQGSTARSSWEPRPASTATRLLLVRHGETERTAQRRYSGRGDVPLSERGLAQARAAAFRVAGLAPAVAAVVSSPLSRCTATAATIAGQLGGKPVAIEPDLIECDFGAWEGHTFAEVQARWPGEMNAWLASPSVAPPGGESFRAVTTRVRRMVAALLAAYPGETVVVVSHVSPLKILLRDALAAGDAFLHRLYLEPAGLSVVDFWPDGGVAVRTVNDTAHLATT; from the coding sequence ATGGAGGCCGACGGCGGGGCGCGGGGCAACCCGGGCCCGGCCGGCTTCGGTGCCGTGGTCCGGGACGCCGAGTCCGGCGAGGTGCTGGCCGAGCGGTCCGAGTCGATCGGGGTGGCCACCAACAACGTCGCCGAGTACCGGGGCCTGATCGCCGGTCTGGAGGCCGGCGTCGAACTCGGGGCCGCCGAGATCGACGTACGGATGGACTCCAAGCTGGTGATCGAGCAGATGTCCGGCCGCTGGCAGATCAAGAACCACGGGCTGCGCCCGCTGGCGGCGCAGGCGGCGGTGCTGGTCCGCAAGTTCGAGTCGGTGCGGTACCAGTGGATTCCCCGGGAGCAGAACCGGCACGCGGACGCCCTGGCGAACGCGGCGATGGACCTGGCCGCGGGCAAGCCGGCGGTGGTCGAGGCCGGTGCCTCGGCCGGACCGGACGCCTCCGACCGCGCCCGCGCGCGGGAGGTCGCCGCGCAGGGTTCGACCGCCCGGAGTTCGTGGGAGCCGAGGCCGGCGTCGACCGCCACCCGGCTGCTGCTGGTCCGGCACGGCGAGACCGAGCGGACCGCGCAACGCCGCTACTCGGGCCGGGGCGACGTGCCGCTCTCCGAACGCGGCCTGGCCCAGGCGCGGGCGGCGGCGTTCCGGGTGGCCGGGCTGGCACCCGCCGTCGCGGCAGTGGTCAGCTCACCGCTTTCCCGCTGTACGGCCACCGCCGCGACCATCGCGGGTCAGCTCGGCGGCAAGCCGGTGGCGATCGAGCCGGACCTGATCGAGTGCGACTTCGGCGCCTGGGAGGGGCACACCTTCGCCGAGGTGCAGGCGCGCTGGCCGGGTGAGATGAACGCCTGGCTGGCCTCGCCGAGCGTCGCCCCGCCGGGCGGGGAGTCGTTCCGCGCGGTGACCACCCGGGTACGCCGGATGGTGGCCGCGTTGCTGGCCGCGTACCCGGGGGAGACGGTGGTGGTGGTCTCGCACGTGTCGCCGTTGAAGATCCTGCTCCGGGACGCGCTCGCGGCCGGGGACGCGTTCCTGCACCGCCTCTACCTGGAGCCGGCCGGACTGTCCGTCGTCGACTTCTGGCCCGACGGCGGCGTGGCCGTACGCACCGTCAACGACACCGCGCACCTGGCCACCACCTGA
- a CDS encoding Nif3-like dinuclear metal center hexameric protein: protein MVAALDRRYPPAWAEQWDRVGLVLGDPEAPVRRVACVVDCVPETVAEALARGADLIVAHHPLLLRGVSSVAATTYKGRIVHQLIKNDVALYVAHTNADVADPGVSDALAARLGLTDLRPLRPATGPAAGAGRGIGRIGRLPRPMTLTDLTRWAAAALPPTTWGVRAAGDPGRVIHTVAVSGGAGDGYLDDARTAGVDAFLTADLRHHPASEYLAEGGPVLLDAAHWATERPWLDDLATHLREHLPVTAYVSDLDTDPWTVRAGSPSPGAPASTVTPVPPAVAAVPPAHAASPVDKEHLL, encoded by the coding sequence GTGGTGGCCGCGCTGGACCGTCGTTACCCGCCGGCCTGGGCCGAGCAGTGGGATCGGGTCGGGTTGGTGCTCGGCGACCCCGAGGCGCCCGTACGCCGGGTCGCCTGCGTGGTCGACTGCGTGCCGGAGACCGTCGCCGAGGCGCTGGCCCGGGGGGCGGACCTGATCGTCGCCCACCACCCGCTGCTGCTGCGCGGGGTGTCGTCGGTGGCGGCGACCACGTACAAGGGTCGGATCGTGCACCAGTTGATCAAAAACGACGTCGCCCTCTACGTGGCGCACACCAACGCCGACGTCGCCGACCCCGGCGTCTCCGACGCGCTCGCCGCCCGGCTCGGCCTGACCGACCTGCGCCCGCTGCGCCCGGCCACCGGACCGGCGGCGGGAGCGGGACGCGGCATCGGCCGGATCGGCCGGCTGCCCCGACCGATGACCCTGACCGACCTGACCCGGTGGGCGGCCGCCGCGCTGCCGCCCACCACCTGGGGCGTACGCGCCGCCGGTGACCCGGGCCGCGTGATCCACACCGTCGCGGTCAGTGGCGGCGCGGGCGACGGGTACCTCGACGACGCCCGTACCGCCGGGGTGGACGCCTTCCTCACCGCGGACCTGCGTCACCACCCCGCCAGCGAATACCTCGCCGAGGGCGGCCCGGTCCTGCTGGACGCCGCCCACTGGGCGACCGAGCGTCCCTGGTTGGACGACCTCGCAACCCACCTGCGGGAACACCTGCCCGTCACCGCGTACGTGTCCGACCTGGACACCGACCCGTGGACGGTCCGGGCCGGATCGCCGTCCCCCGGCGCGCCCGCGTCGACCGTCACCCCCGTACCTCCGGCTGTGGCCGCCGTACCTCCCGCGCACGCCGCATCCCCCGTGGACAAGGAGCACCTTCTGTGA
- a CDS encoding DUF3311 domain-containing protein, giving the protein MSEPESANPGTADPPDPVGAPDPVPVVESKAGDRSPWNWLLFLPIVVPLATPLFNQDSPRLFGFPVFYWLQLAFILLGVTTTTVVYQLTKRRG; this is encoded by the coding sequence ATGAGCGAACCAGAATCGGCCAACCCCGGTACGGCGGACCCACCGGATCCGGTCGGCGCCCCCGACCCGGTGCCGGTGGTGGAGTCGAAGGCCGGCGACCGCAGCCCGTGGAACTGGCTGCTCTTCCTGCCGATCGTGGTGCCGCTGGCCACGCCACTGTTCAACCAGGACTCACCCAGGCTGTTCGGCTTCCCCGTCTTCTACTGGCTGCAACTGGCCTTCATCCTGCTCGGCGTCACCACCACGACGGTGGTCTACCAGCTCACGAAGCGGCGGGGGTGA
- a CDS encoding FAD:protein FMN transferase, producing MGTAISLDLADDLPGARLDQLAEMVFDWMREVDRRFSTFRADSEVSRFDRGEVLLSGASADLRATLERCADLWGDTDGFFDAYATGRFDPSGYVKGWAAQVASDRLLAAGAPNHCVNAGGDVRVRGRSGTGEPWRVGVQDPWDPDRVALVLHGTDLAVATSGVYERGHHVLDPRRGTPARGLRSVTVVGTDLGVADAYATAALAMGQAGIGWLGRLSGHEWAVVTDDRRTPRSDRLPITD from the coding sequence ATGGGTACGGCGATCAGCCTCGACCTCGCCGACGACCTGCCCGGGGCCCGCCTCGACCAGCTCGCCGAGATGGTCTTCGACTGGATGCGCGAGGTCGACCGGCGGTTCAGCACGTTCAGGGCCGACAGCGAGGTGAGCCGGTTCGACCGGGGCGAGGTGCTGCTCTCCGGGGCGTCGGCCGACCTGCGGGCCACCCTGGAACGCTGCGCCGACCTGTGGGGCGACACCGACGGTTTCTTCGACGCGTACGCCACCGGCCGGTTCGACCCGTCCGGGTACGTGAAGGGCTGGGCGGCGCAGGTCGCCTCGGACCGGTTGCTGGCCGCCGGGGCGCCCAACCACTGCGTGAACGCCGGTGGCGATGTCCGGGTCCGGGGCCGATCCGGCACCGGTGAACCGTGGCGGGTCGGGGTGCAGGACCCGTGGGACCCGGACCGGGTGGCGCTGGTGTTGCACGGCACCGACCTGGCGGTGGCCACCTCCGGCGTCTACGAGCGGGGACACCACGTGCTCGACCCGCGCCGGGGCACACCGGCCCGGGGCCTGCGTTCGGTGACGGTGGTCGGCACCGACCTCGGTGTCGCCGACGCGTACGCCACCGCGGCGCTGGCGATGGGGCAGGCCGGAATCGGCTGGCTCGGCCGGCTGTCCGGTCACGAGTGGGCGGTGGTCACCGACGACCGGCGTACGCCCCGGTCCGACCGCCTGCCGATCACGGACTGA
- a CDS encoding flavoprotein, protein MTGLPRERVLYVITCGSPLAGHVGRLVTLAQRDDWVVCVVSTPDGRKFLDVPAIEAQTGYPVRSAYKQPADPDLLPPADAMIVAPATVNTINKWAVGITDSLALGLLVEGQGLGLPIVAMPFTNAAMATHPAFRASLDRLRGWDVTVLFGDDVLPPFPPGGGTRYLDQYPWELGLDALRTGCAVNGRPG, encoded by the coding sequence ATGACCGGCCTGCCGCGAGAACGAGTCCTCTACGTGATCACCTGTGGGTCCCCGCTGGCCGGGCACGTCGGCCGGCTGGTGACGCTCGCCCAGCGGGACGACTGGGTGGTCTGCGTGGTCAGCACGCCGGACGGGCGCAAGTTCCTCGACGTACCGGCGATTGAGGCACAGACCGGCTATCCGGTCCGGTCGGCGTACAAACAGCCGGCCGATCCGGATTTGCTGCCGCCGGCCGACGCCATGATCGTCGCCCCGGCGACGGTCAACACGATCAACAAGTGGGCGGTCGGCATCACCGACAGCCTCGCCCTCGGGCTGCTGGTCGAGGGGCAGGGGCTGGGGTTGCCGATAGTGGCGATGCCGTTCACGAACGCGGCCATGGCCACCCACCCGGCCTTCCGGGCCAGCCTGGACCGGCTGCGCGGCTGGGACGTGACGGTCCTGTTCGGCGACGACGTGCTGCCGCCGTTCCCGCCCGGTGGCGGTACGCGTTACCTCGACCAGTACCCCTGGGAGCTGGGCCTGGACGCCCTGCGGACCGGATGCGCCGTCAACGGCCGCCCCGGCTGA
- a CDS encoding glycoside hydrolase family 18 protein encodes MNNRIARRLGVLVVTASLLLTAAPPTAANATGNDRRSDGYYKVGYFTQWGIYGRAFPVKRLDTSGAAARLTHVNYAFGNVSEDGRCYVDGGPGEGDAWADYQRPVPAQESVDGVADAPGQALNGNFNQLAKLKAKHRDLRVLISLGGWSWSTYFSNAAATDAARKKFVSSCIDLYLRGNLPGTAPGAAAGVFDGIDLDWEWPGSAGEPGNVIRPDDKQNFTKLLAEFRKQLDAYGKQKREHYELTAFLPAAPATIDAGFEGNKIFKYLDFATVQGYDFHGGWDARANQQSALRVPAGAPDNPDFSVEVAIDTWLDRGAPARKLVLGVPYYGRGWTGITGGGNGLFGPATGAAPATFEAGYEDYKVLKNLAGNGYTVHRDLRAGHAWLFDGTTLWTYDDPAVLLQKALYIRKEGLGGAMIWSLDGDDDNASLTRALSLGLWTF; translated from the coding sequence ATGAATAACCGCATCGCCCGCCGACTCGGTGTCCTTGTTGTCACCGCGTCCCTACTGCTTACCGCCGCTCCGCCGACCGCCGCGAACGCCACCGGCAACGACCGGCGCTCGGACGGCTACTACAAGGTCGGCTACTTCACCCAGTGGGGCATCTACGGCCGGGCCTTCCCGGTCAAGAGGCTCGACACCTCCGGTGCCGCCGCCCGCCTCACCCACGTCAACTACGCGTTCGGCAACGTCTCCGAGGACGGCCGGTGCTATGTGGACGGCGGGCCGGGCGAGGGCGACGCCTGGGCCGACTACCAGCGGCCGGTGCCGGCGCAGGAAAGCGTGGACGGGGTCGCCGACGCGCCCGGCCAGGCGCTGAACGGCAACTTCAACCAGCTCGCCAAGCTCAAGGCGAAGCACCGCGACCTGCGGGTGCTGATCTCACTCGGCGGCTGGAGCTGGTCGACGTACTTCTCGAACGCCGCCGCGACCGACGCGGCGCGCAAGAAGTTCGTCTCCTCCTGCATCGACCTCTACCTCAGGGGCAACCTGCCGGGCACCGCCCCCGGCGCGGCGGCCGGCGTCTTCGACGGCATCGACCTGGACTGGGAGTGGCCGGGTTCGGCCGGTGAGCCGGGCAACGTGATCCGCCCGGACGACAAGCAGAACTTCACCAAACTGCTCGCCGAGTTCCGCAAGCAGCTCGACGCGTACGGCAAGCAGAAGCGCGAGCACTACGAGCTGACCGCGTTCCTGCCGGCCGCCCCGGCCACCATCGACGCCGGCTTCGAAGGCAACAAGATCTTCAAGTACCTCGACTTCGCGACCGTGCAGGGCTACGACTTCCACGGTGGCTGGGACGCCCGCGCCAACCAGCAGTCCGCGCTGCGGGTGCCGGCGGGCGCGCCGGACAACCCGGACTTCTCCGTCGAGGTCGCGATCGACACCTGGCTCGACCGGGGTGCGCCGGCCCGCAAGCTGGTGCTGGGTGTGCCGTACTACGGTCGTGGTTGGACCGGGATCACCGGCGGTGGCAACGGGCTCTTCGGGCCCGCGACCGGCGCGGCACCGGCCACCTTCGAGGCCGGGTACGAGGACTACAAGGTGCTGAAGAACCTGGCCGGCAACGGCTACACCGTGCACCGCGACCTGCGCGCCGGGCACGCCTGGCTGTTCGACGGCACCACCCTCTGGACGTACGACGACCCGGCGGTGCTGCTCCAGAAGGCGCTCTACATTCGCAAGGAGGGGCTTGGCGGGGCGATGATCTGGTCGCTCGACGGTGACGACGACAACGCGTCGCTGACCCGTGCCCTCTCCCTCGGACTCTGGACCTTCTGA
- the mctP gene encoding monocarboxylate uptake permease MctP, with amino-acid sequence MWRDHLTEIIIFSALFLLVSGMGFVAARWRAPKDMAHLDEWGLGGRSFGGWITWFLVGGDLYTAYTFVAVPALLFGAGAAGFFAVPYTIIVYPLIFLVVVRLWSVSHRHGFVTPADFVRTRFGSPLLALLIAITGIVATMPYIALQLVGIEAVLKTMGVTGESTVARHLPIIVAFAILAAYTYQSGLRAPALIAFVKDILIYIVILVAIVYLPYRLGGWGEIFDAADAKFDASAAPGDGVLLNPNNQIQYVTLALGSALALFLYPHSITGILASRNRDVIKRNMSALPAYSLLLGLIALLGYMAIAAGVKPLPGATEGSVDNNTVVPLLFESQFPSWFAGIAFAAIGIGALVPAAIMSIAAANLFTRNIYKEYLKRDASPAQEANVSKIASLVVKVGAVACIVFLDPQFSIDLQLIGGVIILQTLPAVALGLYTRWFHRGALIAGWAAGMGLGMWMLYQIPNAAGTRAHFGGSNFALEKFGLDTPKTIYVGLVAVAANLLVAALLTVALRALHITEGPDGTTRDDYFADEHTPRKPFPTQRPTPTPPSVDHEVSDTDRAGKRR; translated from the coding sequence GTGTGGCGTGACCATCTGACTGAGATCATCATCTTCAGCGCGCTGTTCCTACTGGTCAGCGGCATGGGCTTCGTCGCCGCCCGGTGGCGGGCACCGAAGGACATGGCCCACCTGGACGAGTGGGGGCTGGGCGGGCGCAGCTTCGGCGGCTGGATCACCTGGTTCCTGGTCGGCGGGGACCTCTACACCGCGTACACCTTCGTCGCCGTACCGGCACTGCTGTTCGGAGCGGGTGCGGCCGGTTTCTTCGCGGTGCCGTACACGATCATCGTCTATCCGTTGATCTTCCTGGTGGTGGTCCGGCTCTGGTCGGTGTCGCACCGGCACGGCTTCGTCACCCCGGCCGACTTCGTCCGCACCCGGTTCGGGTCACCACTGCTCGCCCTGCTGATCGCGATCACCGGCATCGTCGCCACCATGCCCTACATCGCGCTGCAACTCGTCGGCATCGAGGCGGTGCTCAAGACGATGGGCGTGACCGGGGAGAGCACCGTCGCCCGGCACCTGCCGATCATCGTCGCCTTCGCCATCCTCGCCGCCTACACCTACCAGTCCGGACTGCGCGCACCGGCACTGATCGCCTTCGTCAAGGACATCCTGATCTACATAGTGATCCTGGTGGCGATCGTCTATTTGCCGTACAGGTTGGGGGGTTGGGGGGAGATCTTCGACGCCGCGGACGCCAAGTTCGACGCGAGCGCCGCGCCGGGTGACGGCGTGCTGCTCAACCCCAACAACCAGATCCAGTACGTCACCCTCGCGCTCGGCTCCGCGCTCGCGCTGTTCCTCTACCCGCACAGCATCACCGGCATCCTGGCCAGCAGAAACCGGGACGTGATCAAGCGGAACATGTCCGCGCTGCCCGCCTACAGCCTGCTGCTCGGGCTGATCGCGCTGCTCGGCTACATGGCCATCGCGGCCGGGGTGAAGCCGCTGCCCGGCGCCACCGAGGGCAGCGTCGACAACAACACCGTCGTCCCGCTGCTGTTCGAGTCTCAGTTCCCGAGCTGGTTCGCCGGCATCGCGTTCGCCGCGATCGGCATCGGCGCCCTGGTCCCGGCCGCCATCATGTCGATCGCCGCGGCGAACCTGTTCACCCGCAACATCTACAAGGAGTACCTGAAGCGGGACGCCTCCCCGGCCCAGGAGGCGAACGTCTCGAAGATCGCCTCCCTGGTGGTGAAGGTCGGCGCGGTCGCCTGCATCGTCTTCCTCGATCCGCAGTTCTCGATCGACCTGCAACTCATCGGCGGCGTGATCATCCTCCAGACGCTGCCGGCGGTGGCGCTCGGCCTCTACACCCGCTGGTTCCACCGGGGTGCCCTGATCGCCGGCTGGGCCGCCGGCATGGGGCTGGGCATGTGGATGCTCTACCAGATCCCGAACGCCGCCGGCACCCGTGCCCACTTCGGCGGCTCCAACTTCGCGCTGGAGAAGTTCGGCCTCGACACCCCGAAGACCATCTACGTCGGACTGGTCGCCGTAGCGGCCAACCTCCTGGTCGCCGCCCTGCTCACCGTAGCCCTGCGCGCTCTGCACATCACCGAGGGCCCCGACGGCACCACCCGAGACGACTACTTCGCCGACGAACACACCCCCCGCAAACCCTTCCCCACCCAACGCCCCACCCCCACCCCACCCTCCGTTGATCATGAAGTTAGCGACACGGATCGGGCCGGAAAACGTCGCTAA